The Streptococcus parasanguinis genomic sequence GCTTGCTTCTTGCGACAGTTGTGATGGTAGGCGGTTACGCACTAGCTTCTGCCCTCTTTTTAGGCAATGGCTGGGGTGCTGCTATCTCGGACATTCCGAATAACCTCGCTCAGAATTTTGTTGGAATGGCTTTAGGCTATGTGGTCTATTATGCATTTCAAAAGAAAGGAAGCTAATTCATGGATCTGGAGCAACTGAAGAAGGATACAAAAGAAATCCTGGTAGATGTCTTGGAAAAAAGTCGTCTCCGCCAAGGACAGATTCTAGTCCTCGGGATGTCTTCAAGTGAAGTTGCAGGAGGACAAATTGGAAAGGCCTCCAACATCGACATTGCCGAAGCTATTGTCCAGACCTTGCTAGATGAGTTGAATCCAAGAGGGATTTATCTGGCGGTACAAGGATGTGAGCATCTCAATCGCGCCTTGGTGGTCGAAAGAGAATTGGCGGACAAGAAGGAGCTAGAAATCGTCAATGTCCTTCCGAGTCTCCATGCAGGAGGTGCTGGACAACTCGCAGCTTTCAAGTATTTTAAGGATCCTGTTGAGGTGGAATTTATCACAGCTCAAGCCGGGTTAGACATCGGAGATACCTCAGTAGGGATGCATGTCAAACACGTGCAAGTTCCGATTCGCCCTATCTTGCGTGAACTAGGTGGAGCCCATGTCACAGCCCTGGCCAGTCGTCCAAAATTGATCGGTGGCGCCCGTGCTCTCTACCTCGATGATCCCATCCGAAAATCATAATCAGAACTAGCTTTTAAGGGCTAGTTTTTTTGGATGAAAAGAGAGGCAAAAACGTTTTAAAACTTGCAATTTCAAAGTTTTGTGGTAAAATTATAAGGAATGACTATATTATTTTAAGGAGAGACAGAATGTCTGTATCATTTGAAAACAAAGAAACTAACCACGGTGTATTGACTTTCACAATCAGCCAAGAGCAAATCAAACCTGCTTTGGACCGTGTGTTTGAGTCAGTTAAGAAAACTTTGAACGTACCTGGATTCCGTAAAGGTCATATTCCACGTCCAATCTTCAACCAACGTTTTGGTGAAGAAGCACTTTACCAAGATGCTTTGAACGATCTTCTTCCAGCAGCATACGAAGCAGCTGTTAAAGAAGCTGGAATCGAAGTGGTAGCACAACCAACTTTCGATGTTGTATCTATGGAAAAAGGTCAAGACTGGACATTGACAGCAGCTGTTGTCACAAAACCTGAAGTAAAATTGGGTGCATACAAAGACCTTGAAGTGTCAGTAGAAGTTTCTAAAGAAGTAACAGACGCTGATGTGGATGCTCGTATCGAACGCGAACGCAACAACTTGGCTGAATTGGTTGTTAAAGAAGGTGCTGCAGCAGAAGGTGACACAGTTGTGATCGACTTCGTAGGTTCTATCGACGGTGTTGAATTCGACGGTGGTAAAGGTGACAACTTCTCACTTGGACTTGGTTCAGGTCAATTCATCCCAGGTTTCGAAGACCAATTGGTTGGACACTCTGCTGGTGAAACAGTTGATGTGATCGTAACATTCCCAGAAGACTACCAAGCAGCTGACCTTGCAGGTAAAGAAGCGAAATTCGTGACAACTATCCACGAAGTAAAAGCAAAAGAAGTACCAGCTCTTGACGATGAATTGGCAAAAGACATCGACGAAGAAGTTGAAACTCTTGCTGAATTGAAAGAAAAATACCGTAAGGAATTGGCAGCAGCTAAAGAAGAAGCATACAACGATGCAGTAGAAGCAGCAGCAATCGATCTTGCAGTTGAAAACGCTGAAATCGTTGACCTTCCAGAAGAAATGATCCACGAAGAAGTACACCGTTCAATCAACGAGTTCCTTGGAAACATGCAACGTCAAGGTATCTCACCTGAAATGTACTTCCAAATCACTGGAACAACTCAAGAAGATCTTCACAAACAATACGAAGCAGAAGCTGAAAGCCGTACGAAGACAAACCTTGTGGTTGAAGCAGTAGCGAAAGCAGAAGGCTTCGAAGCAACTGAAGAAGAAATCAACGCTGAAATCGAACAATTGGCAGCAGATTACAACATGCCAGTTGAACAAGTTCGCAACCTTCTTTCACCAGAAATGTTGAAACATGACATCACAGTGAAGAAAGCAGTGAACGTGATCACAAGCACAGCAAAAGTAAAATAATTTAGATAAAAAAGAAGAGCCGTGAGGCTCTTCTTTTTTTGATTTCATGGAGAATCCTGGAATTTTCCTTTGACGAAAGGGGAAATTTATCGTACAATAGAGTGTAACGATAAAATGCGTGATAGATTTAGTGGCGAGAAGTTTTCAATCTATCATTGAGGATAGGATGAGGTTTAAGACCGGATCCTTCTCCATTTAGGAAATGAAACATAAGGAGATTTACCCTTGGAATTAGAAGTATTTGCTGGACAAGAAAAAAGTGAACTTTCTATGATTGAAGTGGCGCGTGCGATTTTGGAATTACGCGGACGTGACCATGAAATGTACTTTAGCGATCTTGTAAATGAAATTCAAAATTACCTTGAAAAATCAAACAGCGAGATCCGTGAAGCTCTTCCATTGTTCTACACAGAATTGAATGTAGATGGAAGCTTTATCCCACTTGGAGATAACAAATGGGGTCTTCGTTCATGGTATGCCATCGATGAAGTTGACGAAGAAATCATCGCTCTTGAAGAAACAGACGAAGATGAAACTCCTAAGAAACGGAAGAAAAAACGTGTCAATGCCTTCATGGATGGAGACGAAGATGCGATCGACTACAACGACGACGATCCAGAAGACGAAGAAGTTTACGAAGCAGATCCAGCTCTTTCATATGATGAAGAAAATCCAGATGATGAAAAGAGTGAAGTCGAAGCTTACGATGCTGAAATCAATGAAATCGTACCAGATGATTTGGGTGAGGAAGTTGAATTAAGCGAAGAAGACGACGAAGAAGAGGATTCTGAAGACGAGGAAGAAGAATAAATCATATGAAACAAGGAAATTGTTCCTTGTTTTTTTATTGAAGACGAAGTTTTCCCAGAAACTTTCCTTAGATGAGTACGGACGTCAGCGAACTTCTACGAAGTTCCATGACTTAGTTTTGAACCTAAGGTTTCAAAACTCCCGAGTGCCTGAAACAAAAACGTTTCAGGCACTTTTCTCACGGTGGAAAGTTTCAGAATATCCTTTGATTTTTTTAAAGTAGAAGATGGATTGCAAGTAATTTATTGACTTATATGTCAATAAAAATAGTTTATCTATCTTCTGAAAAAAATTGTTCCTTGTTTCTTTTTGTTTGCATTGAAAAAAGTGGCGAAATGGCGTATGATAAACGTGTAAGGTTTCCCAATAGGAGGTGTTCCAGATGGACTTTCGTTTAGATCAAAGTTTAGTAGCTCTTGGTATTGATACGGTTGTGGTCGGAATTGCTAGAAATGTGGATCCTCAAGCAGTTTTGCTCCCTTCTTTTCTTGAAAAGAAGAAAGAGCTTGAACAATGGGCGCTCCAGTGTCAGACAGAAGAAGTAGTGGCATCTCCTGTCATCAAAGGGTATACAGACCTCTTGCAAAATGTAGGGCGTAGCATCAAGAAAAATCCCCCAACGGTCCTAGCTCTTATCCGAAACATCCAGCATCGAGGAGCTCTTCCTCAGATCAATAGCATCATTGATATCTATAATGTCGAATCTCTGAAGTCTTTTCTCGCGATCGGAGGACATGACCTAGATAAGATTGAGGGACCGATTGAATTTACAGTGAGTCAAAGAGACGATCTCTTCCTCCCGATCCTTTCTAGTGAAAAACATGTCGCACCGACAGATCCTGTCTACCGGGATCAAAAAGGAGTTTTGGCTTGGTTGGATGTACGCGATAGTGACCATTACAAATTTGAGGAGACTACGCAAAACGCCCTCTTTGTCATCCAAGGAAATACCGAGACGTCAGTCGAGATGCGTTTAGAAGCGCTAGAGCGAATCCACAAGGACCTTGCTTCTTGCATGCCTCGGCTTCAATTTGAGAAATTTCTCGTCACACAAAATGGAGTGGAAAAGGTCGTGTAAACAGAGAAAATAATTTTCATGAAATTTTCAATTTGACAAAGTAGACCATTTGCGGTAAGATATTGTTCGGGCACCTCATTTTGAGGTCGGAGCTCCCTAAGGATTAGGGAGCTATTTTTGTTTTTTCTGCAAAGAGGAATGGCCTCTACAACATTAGAAGAAGAGGAAAGCACATGTCAACAAAATATATTTTTGTCACGGGTGGTGTCGTATCATCCATCGGGAAAGGGATTGTCGCAGCAAGTCTTGGTCGCTTGCTCAAAAATCGTGGATTGAAAGTGACCATCCAAAAATTTGACCCTTATATCAATATTGACCCAGGGACGATGAGCCCTTACCAACACGGGGAAGTATTTGTCACAGACGATGGTGCAGAGACAGACTTGGACCTTGGTCACTATGAACGCTTCATTGATATCAATCTGAATAAGTACTCAAATGTGACAACAGGGAAAATTTATAGCGAAGTTCTTCGCAAAGAACGTCGCGGAGAATACTTGGGCGCGACTGTACAGGTTATTCCTCATATTACAGATGCCTTGAAAGAAAAGATCAAACGAGCAGCGACGACGACGGATTCAGATGTCATCATCACAGAAGTCGGGGGAACAGTTGGAGACATTGAATCCCTTCCATTCCTTGAAGCTCTTCGTCAAATGAAGGCAGATGTTGGTGCTGAAAACGTTATGTACATCCACACCACTCTTCTACCTTACTTGAAGGCTGCGGGAGAAATGAAAACCAAGCCGACCCAACACTCTGTGAAAGAATTGCGTGGTCTTGGAATTCAACCAAATATGTTGGTCATCCGTACAGAAAAACCAGCTGGTCAAGGAATTAAGAACAAGTTGGCTCAATTCTGTGATGTGGCACCAGAGGCTGTCATCGAGTCACTTGATGTGGAACATTTGTACCAAATCCCATTGAACCTGCAAGCACAAAATATGGACCAAATCGTTTGTGACCATTTGAAATTGGATGTTCCTGCAGCAGATATGACAGAATGGTCTGCAATGGTCGACAAGGTCATGAACCTTAAGAAACAGGTCAAGATTTCCTTGGTTGGAAAATACGTAGAATTGCAAGATGCCTACATTTCTGTCGTTGAGGCCTTGAAGCACTCAGGGTATGCCAATGATGCAGAGGTCAAGATTAATTGGGTCAATGCCAATGATGTGACAGCTGAAAATGTGGCAGAACTCCTTGGAGATGCGGATGGGATCATTGTCCCAGGTGGTTTTGGTCAACGGGGAACAGAAGGAAAAATTCAAGCCATCAAGTATGCGCGTGAACAGGACGTCCCAATGTTGGGTGTCTGCTTGGGGATGCAGTTAACCTGTATCGAATTTGCCCGTCACGTTTTAGGCTTGGAAGGAGCTAATTCATCCGAATTGGATCCAGAAACCAAGTATCCGATTATCGATATCATGCGGGACCAAATCGATGTGGAAGATATGGGAGGAACGCTCCGTCTCGGTCTTTACCCATCTAAACTCAAACGAGGATCAAAAGCAGCTGCTGCCTATGACAATCAAGAAGTGGTACAACGTCGCCACCGTCACCGTTATGAGTTTAACAATGCTTTCCGTGAACAGTTCGAAGAAGCAGGTTTTGTCTTCTCAGGCGTTTCACCAGACAACCGTTTGGTCGAAATCGTTGAAATCCCAGAAAACAAATTCTTTGTCGCTTGCCAATACCACCCAGAATTGTCAAGCCGTCCAAACCGCCCAGAAGGACTTTACACAGCCTTTATCACAGCGGCAGTTGAAAACCACGATAGCAAATAAAAATCAAGGGAGGCTGGGACAAAAGTCCTAGCCTTTCAATTATTTTTGGATTGTTGAGCAAGACGCAGTGGTTGAGTGGGCTCTACTACGCTGATTTCATCAGCTTTTACAGCCCTACTCAACTGTGCGGAGGTGGGACGACGAAATCGAATTCTAACGAATTACCGATTTCTGTCCCACTCTCCCTTTTTGTGAAAAAATGACAAACTCTGAAAAAACTTTGAAAAAATTCTTGACAAAAAAGTTGTTGATTGATATACTAGTAAAGTACTCAATCGCGGGGATGGCGGAATTGGCAGACGCGCAGGACTAAGGATCCTGTGACCGCTTTAGGTCGTGAGGGTTCAAGTCCCTCTCTCCGCATCGGATCAAGATAGCTTTGGCTATCTTTTTTTATTTTCAAATTTCTTTGTGGTAGAATAGGTGTGAGATGAGGTGAGAAAATGAAGAAGAAGTATCTGGTTTTGGCCGATAGCCTCTTTGCACTATTGGGAAGTGCCATTAATTTTTTCGGTCCTATTATGATTTTAGCTATGGCGATAGGCGCATACAAGGATACTTTTAGATATTTTATCGCCTTAAACATATGGAATCTTTTCATTTTTTTAGTGGCGATTGCTTCTAAGTATCTGCTCAGAGATGAAAAAAGAATCAAAAAATGGATTCTTCATCTTTTTCTGATAGCGGGCAGTATTCTCTTTCTTGCGTCAATCCTTGCTGTGTGTGAGAATATTCCCTTTCTTGAGGGATTGGTAAAGGGGCTTTTTGGAAAAATGTTCACCGACAGTCAATTATTTGCTGCTTATTTCTATTCTCAATGGGTTGTAGCAGTACTCCTTGTGATTTGCGGGATCGCCTTTCTCCTTTCGCTAAAAAAAATTAAAGAAGAGAATTGAGGCTGGGACAAAAGTCCTAGCCTCTCAATTGTTTTTGGATTGTCGAGCAAAACGCAGTGGTTGAGTGGGCTCTACTACGCTGATTTCATCAGCTTTTACAGCCCTACTCAACTGTGCGGAGGTGGGACGACGAAATCGAATTCTAACGAATGACCGATTTCTGTCCCACTCTCTTTTACTTATTTGCTAGGATGAAAGCCTTAGGAGATAGGAGATTCTGCCCTATTTATCATAAGAAAGTGCTTAAAGACACAGGAAAAGCTAGCAATTTCATCTAAAAAGTGATAAAATAAACAATGTAAGTGGGATCAATCCCACAAAAATTTATAGGAGGCCTATTACACATGGCAATCGTTTCAGCAGAAAAATTTGTCCAAGCAGCTCGTGACAATGGTTATGCAGTTGGTGGATTTAACACAAACAACCTTGAGTGGACTCAAGCTATCTTGCGTGCAGCAGAAGCTAAGAAAGCTCCAGTACTTATCCAAACTTCTATGGGTGCTGCTAAATACATGGGTGGTTACAAAGTATGTAAAGCCCTTATTGAAAACCTTGTAGAATCAATGGGTATCACTGTACCAGTTGCTATTCACCTTGACCATGGTCACTACGACGATGCTCTTGAATGTATTGAAGCTGGTTACACTTCAATCATGTTTGACGGTTCACACCTTCCAGTTGAAGAAAACCTTAAATTGGCGAAAGATGTCGTTGAAAAAGCTCATGCTAAAGGTATCTCAGTAGAAGCTGAAGTTGGTACTATCGGTGGTGAAGAAGACGGTATCATCGGTGATGGTGAATTGGCACCAATCGAAGATGCTAAAGCAATGGTTGCTACAGGAATCGACTTCTTGGCTGCAGGTATCGGTAACATCCACGGTCCTTACCCAGCAAACTGGAAAGGTCTTCACCTTGACCACTTGCAAAAATTGACTGAAGCTGTTCCAGGATTCCCAATCGTATTGCACGGTGGATCAGGTATCCCTGATGATCAAATCCAAGCAGCGATCAAACTTGGTGTTGCGAAAGTTAACGTGAACACTGAATGCCAAATCGCATTTGCAAATGCTACTCGTCAATTCGTACGTGAATACGATGCAAACGAAGCAGAATACGACAAGAAGAAACTCTTCGACCCACGTAAATTCTTGAAACCAGGTTTCGAAGCAATTACAGCAGCTGTTGAAGAACGTATCGACGTATTCGGTTCAGAAGGCAAAGCTTAATAAAAACAGGAAAACAAGGTCCCATGTGGATCTTGTTTTTTTGTTTGGGAAAAGTTGCTTCCGGGATTTAATTTTTGTACAATATGCCTATGAAAAAATTTAAACAGTTTTGCTGGATCATTTTTGTTTTTCTTATCCTTTTTCTAGGAGGCACATTTGGTTTTCACCAACTTAGTTTGCAAAAAGAAAGTAAGCTTCTGACTCCTATCGGTAAAGAGGTGACGGTCAATGGACATCGAATGAACGTCTCTGTTAAAGGAGAAGGATCTGAAACGATAGTATTTCTTTCAGGTGCAGGTATTGCTTCACCTATATTAGACTTTAAGAATCTAACAGATTCCCTATCCAAAAAATACAAAGTAGTCGTCGTAGAGCGAGCGGGATATGGTTTTAGTGAAGATAGTGATCAATCAAGAGATGTGATGACGGTTCTTTCTGAGACCCGTCAAGCTTTGTCTCAAGCCGAAGTTTCGGGGCCTTATGTGATTGTTTCTCATTCAATGGCTAGCCTTGAGAGCCTTGCTTGGCAAGAAAAATATCCTAATGAAGTGAAAGCCTTGGTTGGCCTGGATTGGGCATTACCAGCAAGTTATGAGGATTTAAAGGATAATCAGGCCTTGCTTACTGTGGCTTATTGGAGCAGTAAGATTGGCTTATTACGCTATTTCCCTGAGTCCTTTTATATAAAAAATCCAACTCTGACTGAAACTGAACGACAACAATATAAATTACTAGCATATAAGCAGTTGATGTCACAAGCCATGCTTCATGAATCCCGTTTGGCAAAGGAAAATGCCAAGAAAGTTCCATCTAGCATTAATCCGAAAATTCCAGCCTTACTCCTGGTTTCTAACGGTGAAGGCACGACCTTTAGCCAATCAGAGTGGCAACGTTATGCAGAGAGATTTGCAAGCGACCAGTCTAATGTTCAAGTCGTCTATATGGATGCGCCTCACGACCTCTATCATTATCAAAGCGATGCTATTGTTTCTCGCATTAAAGAATTTTTGGAGAATAATTGAGGGCTTAAAAAATCCATTGAGACTGATGATAATAATTAAATGCTGGAGGATTAATAGTAGAATCGTTAATTTTCTCGATTAAAAAAAATTCTTTTTCTTAACAATAAACCTGCCCGTGAGGGTGGTTTTTTGGTGTCTTAAGGAAACTATTTAACTGAATTTTTGATTAAAAGTTTCATTTTAAGAGAGAAATCTCTAATTTCATGATCTATAAGCAAACGCTTGCATTCCTGTTTTTATTAGATTATAATAGGTTGGTATAAAGCCTTCTGTAATAATATTGAGAAAGTGTAGAAAGTAAGGATTTAGAATATTTGTAGTCAAAAATACAATGTTGCTTCTTACGATAGGGAGATAGATATGGCAATGATAGAAGTTCAACATCTTCAGAAAAATTTTGTGAAGACAGTTAAGGAGCCGGGGTTAAAGGGAGCCTTGCGCTCCTTTGTTCATCCTGAAAAGCAGACCTTTGAAGCGGTCAAGGATTTAACTTTTGAAGTTCCAAAAGGGCAGATTTTAGGATTTATCGGGGCAAATGGTGCTGGGAAGTCAACCACCATCAAAATGCTGACAGGAATTTTGAAGCCCACATCTGGCTTTTGTCGGATTAACGGCAAGATTCCCCAGGATAATCGCCAAGATTATGTCAAGGATATTGGAGTCGTTTTCGGACAACGCACCCAGCTATGGTGGGATTTGGCTTTGCAAGAGACCTACACGGTTTTGAAAGAGATCTATGATGTACCGGACTCGCTTTTCCAAAAGCGCATGGACTTTTTGAATGAAGTTTTGGATTTGAAGGAATTTATCAAGGATCCTGTGCGGACTCTTTCACTAGGTCAACGGATGCGGGCGGATATTGCGGCTTCCTTACTTCACAATCCCAAGGTTCTCTTTTTAGATGAACCGACTATTGGTTTGGATGTGTCGGTCAAGGACAACATTCGCCGGGCCGTTACTCAGATTAATCAGGAGGAAGAGACAACTATTCTCTTGACTACTCATGATTTGAGTGATATTGAGCAACTCTGTGATCGGATTTTTATGATTGATAAGGGGCAAGAGATTTTTGATGGAACGGTTAGCCAGCTCAAGGAGACCTTTGGCAAGATGAAGACTCTCTCCTTTGAGCTGACGCCAGGTCAAAATCATCTCCTCTCTCATTATGAGGGCTTGCCTGATATGTCCATTGATAGACAAGGAAATACTCTCAATATTGAATTCGATAGTTCCTGCTACCAGTCGGCCGATATTATCAAGCAAACCTTATCTGATTTTGAAGTCCGTGATTTGAAGATGGTAGATACGGATATTGAGGATATTATCCGTCGCTTCTACCGAAAGGAGCTCTAAGATGGTCAAATTGTGGAGACGTTATAAACCCTTTATCAATGCAGGGATTCAGGAGTTGATTAGCTATCGAGTCAACTTTATTCTCTATCGGATTGGTGATGTCATGGGGGCTTTTGTCGCTTTCTATCTCTGGAAGGCTGTCTTTGATTCCTCCCAGGAGCCTTTGATTCAGGGCTTCAGTATGGCGGATATCACCCTCTACATCATCATGAGTTTTGTGACTAATCTTCTGACTAGGTCGGATTCTTCCTTTATGATTGGTGATGAGGTCAAGGATGGTTCCATTATCATGCGCTTGTTGCGACCAGTGCATTTTGCGGCTTCTTACCTCTTTACGGAGCTTGGTTCCAGGTGGTTGATTTTTATCTCTGTTGGACTGCCATTTTTAAGTGTCATTGTTTTGATGAAAATCTTATCTGGGCAAGGGATTGTAGAAGTGCTGGGACTAACTACCCTTTATCTTTTTAGCTTAACGCTGGCCTATCTGATTAACTTTTTCTTTAATATCTGCTTTGGATTTTCAGCCTTTGTATTTAAAAATCTTTGGGGTTCCAACCTACTTAAGACTTCCATAGTGGCCTTTATGTCTGGGAGTTTGATTCCCTTGGCTTTCTTTCCAAAGGTCATTTCAGATATTCTGTCCTTCTTACCTTTCTCATCCTTAATTTACACTCCGGTCATGATTATTGTTGGGAAATACGATGCTAGTCAGATTCTTCAAGCACTTTTGCTTCAGCTTTTCTGGCTTATAGTGATGGTGGGCTTGTCTCAGTTGATTTGGAAACGAGTCCAGTCATTTATCACCATTCAGGGAGGTTAGTATGAAAAAATATCAACGCATGCATCTGATTTTTATCAGACAGTACATCAAGCAAATCATGGAATACAAGGTAGATTTTGTGGTTGGTGTGTTGGGAGTCTTTCTGACTCAAGGCCTGAACCTCTTGTTTCTCAATGTCATCTTTCAACACATTCCCTCCCTAGAAGGTTGGACTTTTCAAGAAATTGCCTTTATCTATGGATTTTCCTTAATTCCAAAGGGACTAGATCATCTCTTTTTTGACAATCTCTGGGCTTTAGGTCAACGACTAGTTCGAAAAGGGGAGTTTGACAAGTATCTGACTCGTCCTATCAATCCTCTCTTTCACATCCTCGTTGAGACCTTTCAGATTGATGCCTTGGGTGAACTTTTGGTCGGTGGAATTTTACTAGCGACAACAGCGACTAGCATTGCTTGGACTCTTCCAAAATTCCTGATTTTTCTAGTTTGTATTCCTTTTGCGACCTTGATTTATACTTCCTTGAAAATTGCTACAGCCAGCATCGCTTTTTGGACCAAGCAGTCAGGTGCCATGATTTACATTTTCTATATGTTTAATGATTTTGCCAAGTATCCTATTTCTATTTACAATTCGCTCCTTCGTTGGTTAATTAGCTTTATTGTACCTTTCGCCTTTACGGCCTACTATCCTGCCAGCTATTTCTTGCAGGACAAGGATGGACTCTTTAATATTGGTGGTTTGATTCTGATTTCCCTTGTTTTCTTTGTTATTTCCCTCAAACTTTGGGACAGGGGATTGGATGCCTACGAAAGTGCTGGTTCGTAAGAGGTAAAGTAAGACTAAAATCAAGAAAGGAACTTATGATGTTTGTAATTAAAGAAGTCAAGGGTGAAGATCAAAAAATGGCAGTTGTCGCTGAGATTTTAAGGGATTTGCCAGAATGGTTTGGAATACCAGAAAGCACGCAAGCCTACATTGAAGGAGCTAAGGATTTACGAGTTTGGGCTGCTTATCAAGAAAGTGATGTAGTAGGGTTTATAAGTTTATCATATTCGAGTGAAGATTGTGCTGAAATTGACTGTCTAGGCGTGAAAAAATCATTCCAAGGTCAAGGAATTGGAAGGGAATTAATTACGACTATAGAAAGAGAAGCAGTCAAACAAGTGGACTACCTACAGGTCAAAACAGTCGCAGAAGGTTCAAATAAAGATTATGACCGAACAAATGTCTTTTATCGCAGTCTTGGTTTTAAAAAATTAGAGATTTTTCCGCAACTATGGGATCCACAGAATCCATGTCAGATTCTGATTAAAAAGATCAACTAAAAGTGCTTGACATCCGCTATCAGAGTGCTATACTAAGAAGGTAATCGCCGATTTAGCTCAGTTGGTAGAGCAACGCACTCGTAACGCGTAGGTCACAGGTTCGATCCCTGCAATCGGCATAGGAAGAAACTGCTTTAAAGGAACAAGACGACGAATGATGGTGATCACATATTCGTTCGGTCTCGCTCCTTTTTTTGACCGCATAGGCGCCATTTTTGACCACTTAGTCAAAAGTCCTTGTTGCCTTAGGGGCTCTCTGTTATCATAGAATCATCAAAGGAAAAAAACTTCCGAATATTGAAAACGAGGTATATGATGAAAAAATTACTTGGACTTTCATTGATTCTTGCTGCTCTTGCAGTTGTGATAATGGGAATGGTTGGCTTTCCAAAGATCGATGTGAATATCTGGCCTTTGTTCCCTGTTCTCTTATTTGCTTTCTTTACACTTGAAAATCTCTTGAAAAAAGATTACAAGGCAAGTGTTATCTGCGCCTTGATCGCATTTATGATCGCAAATGCGATTTACGATCTCTTGCCGGTCTCAAATGGTCTAGTTATCACAGCAGGTGTGCTCGCTTGTGTAGGTCTAAGTTTTCTTTTACCGGACAAGGAAAGTAATAAATAAAGAAAGGAGGTTGGGATAAAAATCCTAGCCTCTCAATTGTCTTTGGATTGTAGAGCAAGACGCAGTGGTTGAGTGGGCTCTACTACGCTGATTTCATCAGCTTATACAGCCCTACTCAACTGTGCGGAGGTGGGACGACGGAATCGAATTCTAACGAATGACCGATTTCTGTCCCACTCTCTTTTTTACTTCTCAAATACGACCTCTTGATGGGGAAAACGTGCCACTTACTGAAAAGCCCTTGTTTTGTTTTCAACAGCTGTTATAATGGTACTATCAAAACGTTGGGAAAGGAGTTTTATGAAAGTTAGAATCGAATTGGATCCATCAATGGACGAGCCTGAGATCTTGATTCGAGCTCCGCGCTTGACCCCGGAGTTGACCCAGCTGCAAGAGAGAATCCTCGAACAAAAGGTTGCTCCTTTGGCCTTCTACAAGGATCGAAGTGAGTATTTTCTAGATGTGGCATCGATCCTCTTTTTTGAGACGGACGGGGAGAAGATTTTTGGGCACACCAAGGACGAGGCCTATGAGGTTAAGCAGAAGCTCTATGAGTTGGAGGAGCTGCTTCCCATCGCCTTTTGTCGGATATCCAAATCCACCATTGTCAACGCAAAGCAGATATATTCTCTAGAAAAGTCTTTTTCAGGAACCAGCA encodes the following:
- a CDS encoding TIGR01440 family protein, yielding MDLEQLKKDTKEILVDVLEKSRLRQGQILVLGMSSSEVAGGQIGKASNIDIAEAIVQTLLDELNPRGIYLAVQGCEHLNRALVVERELADKKELEIVNVLPSLHAGGAGQLAAFKYFKDPVEVEFITAQAGLDIGDTSVGMHVKHVQVPIRPILRELGGAHVTALASRPKLIGGARALYLDDPIRKS
- the tig gene encoding trigger factor, producing the protein MSVSFENKETNHGVLTFTISQEQIKPALDRVFESVKKTLNVPGFRKGHIPRPIFNQRFGEEALYQDALNDLLPAAYEAAVKEAGIEVVAQPTFDVVSMEKGQDWTLTAAVVTKPEVKLGAYKDLEVSVEVSKEVTDADVDARIERERNNLAELVVKEGAAAEGDTVVIDFVGSIDGVEFDGGKGDNFSLGLGSGQFIPGFEDQLVGHSAGETVDVIVTFPEDYQAADLAGKEAKFVTTIHEVKAKEVPALDDELAKDIDEEVETLAELKEKYRKELAAAKEEAYNDAVEAAAIDLAVENAEIVDLPEEMIHEEVHRSINEFLGNMQRQGISPEMYFQITGTTQEDLHKQYEAEAESRTKTNLVVEAVAKAEGFEATEEEINAEIEQLAADYNMPVEQVRNLLSPEMLKHDITVKKAVNVITSTAKVK
- the rpoE gene encoding DNA-directed RNA polymerase subunit delta; translated protein: MELEVFAGQEKSELSMIEVARAILELRGRDHEMYFSDLVNEIQNYLEKSNSEIREALPLFYTELNVDGSFIPLGDNKWGLRSWYAIDEVDEEIIALEETDEDETPKKRKKKRVNAFMDGDEDAIDYNDDDPEDEEVYEADPALSYDEENPDDEKSEVEAYDAEINEIVPDDLGEEVELSEEDDEEEDSEDEEEE
- a CDS encoding B3/B4 domain-containing protein, which produces MDFRLDQSLVALGIDTVVVGIARNVDPQAVLLPSFLEKKKELEQWALQCQTEEVVASPVIKGYTDLLQNVGRSIKKNPPTVLALIRNIQHRGALPQINSIIDIYNVESLKSFLAIGGHDLDKIEGPIEFTVSQRDDLFLPILSSEKHVAPTDPVYRDQKGVLAWLDVRDSDHYKFEETTQNALFVIQGNTETSVEMRLEALERIHKDLASCMPRLQFEKFLVTQNGVEKVV
- a CDS encoding CTP synthase, giving the protein MSTKYIFVTGGVVSSIGKGIVAASLGRLLKNRGLKVTIQKFDPYINIDPGTMSPYQHGEVFVTDDGAETDLDLGHYERFIDINLNKYSNVTTGKIYSEVLRKERRGEYLGATVQVIPHITDALKEKIKRAATTTDSDVIITEVGGTVGDIESLPFLEALRQMKADVGAENVMYIHTTLLPYLKAAGEMKTKPTQHSVKELRGLGIQPNMLVIRTEKPAGQGIKNKLAQFCDVAPEAVIESLDVEHLYQIPLNLQAQNMDQIVCDHLKLDVPAADMTEWSAMVDKVMNLKKQVKISLVGKYVELQDAYISVVEALKHSGYANDAEVKINWVNANDVTAENVAELLGDADGIIVPGGFGQRGTEGKIQAIKYAREQDVPMLGVCLGMQLTCIEFARHVLGLEGANSSELDPETKYPIIDIMRDQIDVEDMGGTLRLGLYPSKLKRGSKAAAAYDNQEVVQRRHRHRYEFNNAFREQFEEAGFVFSGVSPDNRLVEIVEIPENKFFVACQYHPELSSRPNRPEGLYTAFITAAVENHDSK
- a CDS encoding class II fructose-bisphosphate aldolase, producing MAIVSAEKFVQAARDNGYAVGGFNTNNLEWTQAILRAAEAKKAPVLIQTSMGAAKYMGGYKVCKALIENLVESMGITVPVAIHLDHGHYDDALECIEAGYTSIMFDGSHLPVEENLKLAKDVVEKAHAKGISVEAEVGTIGGEEDGIIGDGELAPIEDAKAMVATGIDFLAAGIGNIHGPYPANWKGLHLDHLQKLTEAVPGFPIVLHGGSGIPDDQIQAAIKLGVAKVNVNTECQIAFANATRQFVREYDANEAEYDKKKLFDPRKFLKPGFEAITAAVEERIDVFGSEGKA